In the genome of Pristis pectinata isolate sPriPec2 chromosome 10, sPriPec2.1.pri, whole genome shotgun sequence, one region contains:
- the gja1b gene encoding gap junction alpha-1 protein: MGDWSALGKLLDKAQSHLTPGGKLWLTVLFIFRLLVLGTAVESAWSDEQSAFKCNTMQPGCENVCYDKSFPISHIRLWVLQIIFVSTPTLVYLAHVFLISHKEKRISKKEKQLKALQEEGEDVGLHLKQLELKKIKYGLEEQGRIKIKGSLLHTYTVSIIFKVIFEVAFMLIQWCIYGFNFMLNAIYTCERYPCPHKVDCFLSRPTEKTIFIIFMLVVSVMSAMLNVAELFYIIFKYLADRVKQNSHLFQGTQKMGLNPLKDSASSKYAYYNGCSPPTAPMSPPGYKLATGDRNMSSCRSYNKQANEQNWANYSTEQNRIGQAGSTISNCHAQAFDFPGEHPTMQKLSSVTELQPVGLTEQRPPSRASSRGSSRPRPDDLEV; encoded by the coding sequence ATGGGTGACTGGAGTGCACTTGGAAAACTATTGGATAAAGCACAGTCACATTTGACTCCAGGAGGTAAACTATGGCTCACAGTGCTCTTCATCTTCCGTCTCCTGGTGCTGGGCACTGCAGTGGAATCCGCTTGGAGTGACGAGCAATCTGCATTCAAATGCAACACAATGCAACCAGGTTGTGAAAATGTCTGCTATGACAAATCCTTTCCTATATCCCACATTCGACTCTGGGTCCTTCAGATTATTTTTGTATCAACTCCCACTTTGGTCTATCTAGCCCATGTCTTTCTCATTTCTCACAAAGAGAAAAGAATATCTAAGAAGGAAAAGCAACTGAAGGCACTCCAAGAAGAAGGTGAAGATGTGGGCCTGCACTTGAAACAATTAGAACTAAAGAAAATTAAGTATGGTCTGGAGGAGCAAGGCAGAATTAAAATTAAAGGATCCCTCTTGCACACTTATACTGTCAGTATAATCTTTAAAGTCATTTTTGAAGTGGCTTTTATGTTAATTCAATGGTGCAtttatggtttcaatttcatgcTGAATGCTATTTACACCTGTGAGAGGTATCCATGCCCACACAAAGTAGACTGCTTCCTGTCACGACCCACAGAGAAGACCATCTTTATCATATTCATGTTGGTGGTATCCGTTATGTCAGCTATGCTGAATGTGGCAGAGCTGTTCTACATCATCTTCAAATATTTAGCTGATCGTGTCAAACAGAATAGTCATTTATTTCAGGGCACTCAAAAAATGGGCTTGAATCCTCTTAAAGACTCCGCCTCATCAAAGTACGCCTACTACAATGGGTGTTCCCCGCCAACTGCTCCCATGTCCCCTCCTGGATACAAGCTTGCTACCGGGGACAGGAATATGTCCTCCTGCAGAAGCTACAATAAGCAAGCTAATGAACAGAACTGGGCAAATTATAGCACAGAACAAAACCGGATTGGTCAGGCCGGTAGCACCATTTCCAACTGTCATGCACAGGCTTTTGATTTCCCTGGTGAACATCCTACCATGCAAAAGCTATCATCTGTTACAGAGTTGCAACCAGTTGGTCTCACGGAACAGAGGCCTCCCAGTAGAGCCAGCAGTAGAGGGAGTAGCAGGCCTCGACCAGATGACCTTGAGGTCTAA